A single region of the Triticum dicoccoides isolate Atlit2015 ecotype Zavitan chromosome 2B, WEW_v2.0, whole genome shotgun sequence genome encodes:
- the LOC119368657 gene encoding agamous-like MADS-box protein AGL16 — MPRREVRLGVCHIEDDKQRSVTFSKRRAGLFKGASNLSALTGAKVAVVLESESGKMHAFGTPSVKPIIDAFLSRDPLMEPLADNAGKARVASLQSKVARLDMENAMLEKRANLSLQHIKKIQAENPGMAANNIFSKEKDLCLEDLNRLFNDLLRVNEHIRHRMPPLHHGHAPRIGGPNVQQNQLLPRGPSQDHSKTHRASLQSTSSHHIPPQVLPPVPLPPTPQHTMEPSLHMQVPQMFPSPPSSLALQLRSLMKPIPHQVPQMFQSTPPPSNPHLASLLQPDLDQVHGLPPRPQPQLEEYANPYKTIEPSQNKTIPNSGGNDIGVRESLGHDNSPYAPLDQAHHNEILGMYSYMGYNGSDVGQYNLRCDEWVNAPPESSGGNDGDTDA, encoded by the exons ATGCCGAGGAGGGAGGTCCGTTTGGGTGTCTGTCACATCGAAGACGACAAACAGCGCAGCGTCACCTTCTCCAAACGACGTGCTGGTTTGTTTAAAGGTGCCAGTAACCTCTCCGCCCTCACTGGCGCGAAGGTTGCTGTTGTCCTGGAGAGTGAATCAGGAAAGATGCATGCCTTTGGGACGCCATCGGTGAAACCTATTATTGATGCTTTCCTGTCAAGAGATCCACTTATGGAGCCACTCGCCGACAATGCGGGAAAAGCTAGGGTTGCATCGCTGCAAAGCAAGGTGGCTAGGTTGGACATGGAGAACGCAATGCTAGAGAAGAGAGCAAACCTCTCCCTCCAACATATCAAGAAGATACAAGCTGAAAACCCAGGGATGGCGGCAAATAATATTTTCTCCAAGGAAAAAGATCTTTGTCTAGAAGATCTCAACAGGCTCTTCAATGACCTATTGCGAGTCAACGAGCATATTAGACACCGCATGCCTCCGCTACATCATGGCCATGCACCAAGGATTGGTGGTCCAAATGTGCAACAAAACCAGTTGTTGCCAAGAGGTCCATCACAGGATCACTCAAAGACTCATCGGGCATCACTACAATCAACGTCAtctcaccatattccacctcaagtGTTGCCTCCAGTTCCACTGCCACCAACACCACAACACACTATGGAACCATCTTTACATATGCAAGTACCACAGATGTTCCCGTCCCCACCATCATCTTTGGCACTCCAGTTGAGGTCCCTTATGAAACCAATTCCTCATCAG gTACCACAAATGTTTCAGTCCACACCACCACCTTCGAATCCCCACTTGGCATCCCTCCTACAACCGGATCTTGACCAGGTACATGGTTTACCTCCACGACCTCAGCCACAACTTGAAGAATATGCAAATCCTTACAAGACCATAGAGCCATCACAGAACAAGACAATCCCTAACTCCGGTGGAAATGATATCGGCGTCCGTGAATCACTTGGTCATGATAACTCGCCTTATGCTCCTTTGGACCAGGCACACCACAATGAAATCCTAGGGATGTATTCTTACATGGGGTATAATGGTAGTGATGTAGGCCAATATAACTTGAGATGTGACGAGTGGGTCAATGCACCACCAGAGTCTTCTGGTGGGAATGATGGTGATACTGATGCATGA
- the LOC119366147 gene encoding stress enhanced protein 2, chloroplastic-like, with product MAAAVARAIVCEAAPQRAAPPSQQKQQTRRDKILLQPRLSTLRSYGADGSGAVTRKRLPGEALEEGGVGGAPPFFASLADYIESSRKSQDFETISGRLAMVAFAAAVAVEATTGDSLFKKLDTVQIEEATGLCLAVVASAATFAWVSSARGRIGQMLTLGCNSFVDGLIDNVVDVLFSDDQMQDWSDDV from the exons ATGGCGGCCGCGGTGGCGAGAGCGATCGTGTGCGAGGCGGCGCCGCAGAGGGCGGCGCCCCCGTCGCAGCAGAAGCAGCAGACGAGGCGGGACAAGATCCTGCTCCAGCCCCGCCTCTCCACGCTCCGGTCGTACGGCGCCGACGGCAGCGGCGCGGTGACGCGGAAGCGGCTCCCGGGCGAGGCCCTGGAGGAGGGCGGCGTCGGGGGAGCGCCGCCGTTCTTCGCGTCGCTCGCCGACTACATCGAGAGCTCCCGCAAGAGCCAGGACTTCGAGACCATCTCCGGCCGCCTCGCCATG GTGGCgttcgcggcggcggtggcggttgagGCGACGACGGGGGACTCGCTGTTCAAGAAGCTGGACACGGTGCAGATCGAGGAGGCGACGGGGCTGTGCCTGGCGGTGGTGGCCTCGGCGGCCACGTTCGCGTGGGTCTCGAGCGCGCGCGGCCGGATCGGGCAGATGCTCACCCTCGGCTGCAACTCCTTCGTGGACGGGCTCATCGACAACGTCGTGGACGTGCTCTTCTCCGACGACCAGATGCAGGACTGGTCCGACGACGTCTGA